DNA from Corynebacterium stationis:
ACAAGAAATCTTGGTTTTTGAAGACTCAAACGCGGGCCTTACTGCTGCCGACAGCTTAGGAATGCGGGTGGTGGGCATTGGTGGCGCCATTGAAACCCCACGTTTGGCCGCTCATTATTCAACTATGGATGATCTAGCTGCGGAAGTTGTTGCGCTTGAAGGTTCGTAGTGACCATCACTTGAGCAGAGTCGCAGCGCAAAATATCTTCTGAGTACTCAACTGGGCTATTGGATTGGTCATAAGCTACACGGTGGATTTTCAGTAGTGGATGTTGTGCTGGCACTTTGAGTAATTGTTGTTCTCGGGTTTGAGCAGCAAACGGTAAGAAAGATTCCCATTTGGCTGTTGGTTTGTGCCGGTAGACATCGGTAAGAAGCTCATAAAGTGACCCTTCCAAATCTTGGTGAAGGAGGTCTGGCGCAACAGTAACTGGGAAATAAGAATCCTCGATGAGCATAGGAGAATTATTTACAGTTCGAAGGCGAACAACGTTGAAAAGTTGTTCGCCTTTAGATAGACCCAAGGCTGCCCGGTGCTTTTCAGTGGCGGTCACTAAATCGGTATGGATGAGAGTGGAGTCTACCTTCATGTCTCTTTCACGCAGCTGGGGCAAGAAGCCTTCCATGCGGTTGATTTCAACCAGTGGCGGAGCAGTAGCGATAAAGGTACCGCCGCCTCTGCCGCGTTTGCTATAAATTAGCCCTTCGCTTCTCAAAATTTTTAGCGCATGACGAATAGTCATGCGTGATACCTTGAACTGCTCCATAAGGGACCGTTCAGCAGGCAGTTTGTCGTCAGGGCCAAGCTCTTTGTTTTCAATTTGAGTGCGTAGGGTTTGTGCAATCTGAGCATAAGCCGGTAGCGAAGGCGTGAACCACTCCATGAATATAAGAATAGTGGAGCAGCCGGCTCATTTGTAACCCGTTTCTGGCGTCATCCCTGTTGTTTTACCGTCCCTATACTTGGTTCGTTCCGAACTGTCAGTTATCGGCAGATCTATGCTGCTGCCAGAAAGACGCAAAACGGCCCTTGGCGGCGAGCAGATCTGGGTAGGTGCGCGCTTTTGGCGTCTCCAATCACACTCCACGTCAGACTGGTCTGCTCAAGACTGCCGTGGAGCAGCCGATTCTGATCAACCAGGTGCAGCTGTCAATTACACATTCTGCTTTGGTTGCGCAGGGCATGACGTCGAATATGACAACGTCGGATGATGCTTTTACCCGCGATGGTGGTGGTCTAGTGGACTATGCGCGGGTTAATGACATCACGCTGCAGGCTTGGTCGCCTTTGCAAAAGGGAGTGAGCCGGGAATCTTCCTGGGCTCGCCAGACTATCCGGAACTCAATGCTGAGATTGAGCGTCTCGCTGAGAAATATAGCGTGGAACCCATCGCCGTTGCGTGTGCCTGGATCACGCGTCATCCTGCGAACATGCAGGTTGTGCTGGGCACGACGACGCCCTCTCGCATCGTCGATGCCGCAGCGGGTTCAGATATTCCGCTAGCCCGCGCTGAATGGTACAGCCTTATTCAGGCAGCGGGTCACAAGCTGCCTTAGGCTGATGGGTTACTGAGCGGGTTCGATTTCGCTTTCGGTAACCCACTTATGGTTTTTCATGGTCATCTCATCATTATTAATGTCAACCATGTACACCGTTTCCTGCGTGGAGTAATCAATCGTGGCCTCGGCGTCTTTCATCCCGGGCATGTGCTCAGCGGTCATCACTGCCTTGGCGCCATCAGCAAGCGGTGCTTCGCCGGGATCCACGAGTTCTTCGTGCACAACCCAACGGTGATCAGTAACTGGAGCATCGCCGTTAGTGGGGGTGTAGCTCACGGAATAGGTCGTAGTATCAAAGGCGCCGGAGATGGTTGCGGTTGCGCCATCCATGCCGGGCATGTGATCCGCGGTCAAGGTGACCTCAGCGCCGACGGGGTAGGTCGGGTTTTCTGCTTCCTCAATTCCGGCTGGGGGAGCGCCGCCGTCTTCAGGATGGTCGTGAGCCATGTCTTTGTGCCCTTCGTCCTCCGTTGCGTTTTCTGAAGTCGCAGCGTTGTCCGAGCTATCGGCCCTTTCGGAAGTAGCCGGCGCAGGCTCTGCGGAATCTGAGGCGTCGCTGCAGGCACTCAAGGTAAGAGCAGCGGCGAGCGTGAGAGCGATGAGAGAAGTGGAATGTTTCATGTGAAACCTTTCTGAGGTTGAGAAAATTATGGTTTAGAAAGCTTTATCATCAAGCGTTTATGGTTGAAGTTTTTCGCTTGAGGTAGCGGGTGCTACATGCGTTGGTTTTAGATCGATCCTTCTTAAAAGTTGGGCATTGAAGGCCACGATTATGGTCGACAATGACATCAAAATTGCGCCCACCGCTGGCGAGAGAACAAAGCCAATGGGAGCTAGTACACCAGCAGCGAGTGGGACCGCGAGGATGTTGTAGCCCGATGCCCAGACCAAGTTTTGAACCATCTTGGAGTAGCTGGCCTTGGACAACGTGATCATGGACAACACCGCGCGGGGATCATCGCTGGCGAGCACAACGCCAGCGGATTCCATGGCTACATCTGTGCCCGCGCCGATAGCGATGCCGATATCGGCCCGCGCCAGGGCAGGCGCGTCATTGACGCCATCGCCGACCATGGCCACGTCGAATCCGCGTTCCTGCAGTTCAGCGACTTTAGTGTCTTTGTCCTGCGGTAGAACTTCGGCAAAGACTTCGTCGATGCCCAATTCTTGGGCCACGCTTTCTGCAACTTGAGAAGCATCGCCGGTGATCAGCGCGACTTTCACACCCGCATCTTGCAGTGCTCGGACGGCATCGCGGGATTCGGGGCGGATGTGATCCTCGACGGCTATGGCCCCAATGACTTCCTTGTTGCGAAGCACGTGCAAGACTCCTGCGCCGCGGGAGGTCCACGTAGAAATCTTGTCGTGCAGTGAGTCAGGGGAGTCAACGCCAAGCTCGCGCAGCATATTGGGGCCTCCAACCATGATGTTTTCTCCATCGACGGTTGCTTGCACGCCACGACCCGCGGCGGTGCGGAAATCCGAGCCAACGCGCGGGCTTTGCGATGCCACTGGGTGCGCGGCTGCAGCAGTGACGATCGCTCGGGCTAGTGGATGCTCACTATTAATTTCAGCTGCAGAAGCTAGGGCCAGAACATCTCCCTCCGGCACTTCCGATGCTGCCGCGACACCGGTGACCGCGTGTGCACCTTCGGTTAAGGTGCCAGTTTTATCAAATAAAACAATATCGATGGAGCGCATGCGTTCAAGGGCAAGCCGGTCCTTGATGAGTAAGCCAGTTTTGGCGGCGCGTTCCGTAGAGATGGCAATGACCAGGGGGATGGCCAGGCCCAGGGCATGGGGGCAGGCAATGACCAGCACGGTGACGGTGCGGACAATGGCGTCATCAGGGCTGCCGATGATTGTCCAGACGATGGCCGTAATAATGCCAGCGGCTAAGGCAAACCAGAAGAGCAAAGCCGCGGCCCTATCGGCCAGGGCTTGCGCACGGGAAGAAGAATTTTGTGCTTCGGCAACCATGCGTTGAATACCAGCCAAGGTGGTATCAGCGCCGATCTTTTCCACTCGGACGCGCACGGTGTTATCCGTAGCCACGGTGCCGGCAATAACTGTTTCGCCACTGTTGCGATATACAGGCTGGGATTCGCCAGTGATCATCGATTCGTCGAATTCGGCGAAACCATCGATGATGGTGCCGTCAGCAGGTACTCGCGCGCCGGGGCGAACTAGTACGATGTCATCAGCAGTAAGTTCAGAGATGGCTACCGAGTGGATAGCATCGCCGTCAACCTTTTCTGCTTTCTCCGGAAGGAGGGCAGCTAAGGCATCGAGGGCAGAAGATGCAGAACCTAGGGCCCGCATTTCCATCCAATGGCCCAACAACATGATGACAACCAGCAGGGCAAGCTCCCACCAGAAGTCGAGTTCAAAACCACCGATGCCCAAAGTGGTAACCCATGAAGCGACAAATGCGACTGTGATCGCCATGGCAATCAGCAGCATCATGCCCGGTTGACGCGAGCGAATCTCTGACACGCCACCTTGGAGGAAAGGGCTGCCGCCGTAGAGGAAAATCACGGTTCCTAGAACCGGGGCGACCCAGGTTGAACCTGAGAATTCCGGCACGGTGTAGCCCAGGAAGGTGGCAAACATGGGGCTGAAGACAATCACCGGGACGGATAGTAGGAGGCTCAGCCAAAAGCGGTCTTTAAACATTGTGGCACTGTGACCCGCATGTTCATCATGGCTATGTACTTCATGACCATGATGGCTTGAGGACTTGTGATCGTGGTGTGGGGTACTCATGTCACTTCTTCTCTCAATTTTTAGGATTCTAGGAAACCGAGATATGGCGGAGATAGATATTTAAGCGCTATGAACAACGGTATACCCCGAGAGGGTATGTTTCAAGGAAAGCTAGCTCTTTGTCGGGATAGGAGAAATGGTGCTATTAATTAGCCTATGGAAAATATTCAGGATGGAGCTGGATCGCAACCAGTTAGCCCCCAGCGCGCTGCGAGAAAAAGCGCATCAATTGTTAGCGCAATCGTCGGTACTTCGCTCGCTTTAAGTGCTTGTTCATCCTCGGGCGCGGAGCAGGAAGAAGTACTAAACGCGTACGGCCTAGTAGGGATGGATGCTCGCGAGATTATTGACTATCTGGATCAGCAACCGATCGCTGAACGCCCTACTGATTTGATGGCTTCAGTAAGAAGCGAAGAATTGATCCTGAGCAATCAGGCGGGAGAAGTGACACTCGCTATGCCTGAGGACCGGAGTTATGTCTCGGTCGCCCCCTTCGTGTCGCAAACCCATGATTGCTACTATCACAGCCTTACCACCTGCGTGGGAGAGCTGGACAATGAGCCAGTAGAGGTATCAGTCTTTGATGAGGAAACCGGCACAACGCTTGTCGATGGCCCCGCCACGACCTTCGATAATGGCTTTGCCGGGTTTTGGGTTCCGCGCGGAAGCGCCGGTACCATCACGGTGAATTACCAGGGATTAGAGGGCACAACGGAATTTGCCACGGGAACAGAAGACGCAACGTGTATCACCGATTTGCGCCTTAGCTAGGGTGTCAAGCCCACACTTGTTTTATGGCTGCGGCAAAAGCGTCAATGTCGTTTTCAGTGGTGTCGAAGGAGCACATCCAGCGCACTTCATTGCGCGTGGCATCCCAGTCGTAGAAGTGGAAGTCTTGGCGCAGTTCATCGGCAATGCCGTCGGGCAGGGTGGCGAAGACTGCGTTGGATTCGGTGGCTTGGGTAAAGCTCAGTCCTGGTAGGTTGGCTTCTTCAAGTTTGCTGCGCAGGCGCTTGGCCATCGCGTTGGAATGACGAGCGTTGTTAAGCCACACGTCGCCTTCATATAGGGCGATGATTTGTGCGGAGATAAACCGCATTTTGGAAGCTAATTGCATCGATAGTTTGCGCACAAACGGCAACGCCTCCGCGCCACCGACTAGCGCATCGGGGTTTAAAACCACTACGGCTTCCGCACCCAGTGCGCCATTTTTGGTTCCACCCAGGCTTAAAGCATCCACGCCGGCCTCGGTGGTAAACGCTGATAGTGGTAGGCCCAAAGTTGCTGCTGCATTTGAAAGACGCGCGCCATCCATGTGCAGGGCCATGCCGCGAGCGTGCACATGATCCGCTAGCGCCCGAATTTCCTCTGGGGTATAGCAGGTACCCATCTC
Protein-coding regions in this window:
- a CDS encoding YdhK family protein, with translation MKHSTSLIALTLAAALTLSACSDASDSAEPAPATSERADSSDNAATSENATEDEGHKDMAHDHPEDGGAPPAGIEEAENPTYPVGAEVTLTADHMPGMDGATATISGAFDTTTYSVSYTPTNGDAPVTDHRWVVHEELVDPGEAPLADGAKAVMTAEHMPGMKDAEATIDYSTQETVYMVDINNDEMTMKNHKWVTESEIEPAQ
- a CDS encoding GntR family transcriptional regulator, with product MEWFTPSLPAYAQIAQTLRTQIENKELGPDDKLPAERSLMEQFKVSRMTIRHALKILRSEGLIYSKRGRGGGTFIATAPPLVEINRMEGFLPQLRERDMKVDSTLIHTDLVTATEKHRAALGLSKGEQLFNVVRLRTVNNSPMLIEDSYFPVTVAPDLLHQDLEGSLYELLTDVYRHKPTAKWESFLPFAAQTREQQLLKVPAQHPLLKIHRVAYDQSNSPVEYSEDILRCDSAQVMVTTNLQAQQLPQLDHP
- a CDS encoding heavy metal translocating P-type ATPase; the encoded protein is MSTPHHDHKSSSHHGHEVHSHDEHAGHSATMFKDRFWLSLLLSVPVIVFSPMFATFLGYTVPEFSGSTWVAPVLGTVIFLYGGSPFLQGGVSEIRSRQPGMMLLIAMAITVAFVASWVTTLGIGGFELDFWWELALLVVIMLLGHWMEMRALGSASSALDALAALLPEKAEKVDGDAIHSVAISELTADDIVLVRPGARVPADGTIIDGFAEFDESMITGESQPVYRNSGETVIAGTVATDNTVRVRVEKIGADTTLAGIQRMVAEAQNSSSRAQALADRAAALLFWFALAAGIITAIVWTIIGSPDDAIVRTVTVLVIACPHALGLAIPLVIAISTERAAKTGLLIKDRLALERMRSIDIVLFDKTGTLTEGAHAVTGVAAASEVPEGDVLALASAAEINSEHPLARAIVTAAAAHPVASQSPRVGSDFRTAAGRGVQATVDGENIMVGGPNMLRELGVDSPDSLHDKISTWTSRGAGVLHVLRNKEVIGAIAVEDHIRPESRDAVRALQDAGVKVALITGDASQVAESVAQELGIDEVFAEVLPQDKDTKVAELQERGFDVAMVGDGVNDAPALARADIGIAIGAGTDVAMESAGVVLASDDPRAVLSMITLSKASYSKMVQNLVWASGYNILAVPLAAGVLAPIGFVLSPAVGAILMSLSTIIVAFNAQLLRRIDLKPTHVAPATSSEKLQP
- a CDS encoding CueP family metal-binding protein, with protein sequence MENIQDGAGSQPVSPQRAARKSASIVSAIVGTSLALSACSSSGAEQEEVLNAYGLVGMDAREIIDYLDQQPIAERPTDLMASVRSEELILSNQAGEVTLAMPEDRSYVSVAPFVSQTHDCYYHSLTTCVGELDNEPVEVSVFDEETGTTLVDGPATTFDNGFAGFWVPRGSAGTITVNYQGLEGTTEFATGTEDATCITDLRLS
- a CDS encoding aldo/keto reductase, producing the protein MVAFAKGSEPGIFLGSPDYPELNAEIERLAEKYSVEPIAVACAWITRHPANMQVVLGTTTPSRIVDAAAGSDIPLARAEWYSLIQAAGHKLP
- a CDS encoding threonine aldolase family protein; translation: MKSLHNVQAHSFASDNYSGIAPEVLAALTTANGGHQAAYGADEYTALLDDVIVKHFGSTATAYPVFNGTGANVVGLQALLPRWGAVICAATAHINVDEGGAPERMGSIKLLPVPTKDGKLTPELVDREAWGFGNEHRAQPLVVSITQTTEMGTCYTPEEIRALADHVHARGMALHMDGARLSNAAATLGLPLSAFTTEAGVDALSLGGTKNGALGAEAVVVLNPDALVGGAEALPFVRKLSMQLASKMRFISAQIIALYEGDVWLNNARHSNAMAKRLRSKLEEANLPGLSFTQATESNAVFATLPDGIADELRQDFHFYDWDATRNEVRWMCSFDTTENDIDAFAAAIKQVWA